The following are encoded together in the Streptomyces sp. NBC_00341 genome:
- a CDS encoding helix-turn-helix transcriptional regulator — protein MSNSGMVQLPVPDAGTVVPCCPPITAGELSQADSEKMAVMFKALSDPVRLRLFSKVASHAGGEACVCDISDVGVSQPTVSHHLKKLREAGLLTSERRGTWVYYKVAPPVVAAMSAMLDLRT, from the coding sequence ATGTCGAATTCAGGGATGGTGCAGCTGCCGGTGCCGGACGCCGGAACGGTCGTGCCGTGCTGCCCGCCGATCACCGCGGGGGAGCTGTCGCAGGCCGACTCCGAGAAGATGGCCGTGATGTTCAAGGCGCTGTCCGACCCGGTGCGGCTGCGCCTGTTCTCCAAGGTCGCCTCGCATGCGGGCGGTGAGGCGTGTGTGTGCGACATCTCCGACGTCGGTGTCTCCCAGCCGACCGTGTCCCATCACCTCAAGAAGCTGCGCGAGGCCGGCCTGCTGACCTCGGAACGGCGCGGGACCTGGGTGTACTACAAGGTCGCGCCGCCCGTCGTGGCGGCCATGTCCGCCATGCTCGACCTGCGCACCTGA
- a CDS encoding NAD(P)-binding domain-containing protein, which yields MTTTADLPVVVVGAGPAGLAAAAHLVERGIEPLVLETGPGAATAVRGWSHVRLFSTWSELVDPAAEKLLAATGWTRPDADTYPTGGDWAEQYLQPLADALGHKVRYGATVTDVSRLGRDRIVDADREQQPFTLRVTRADGTEERILSRAVIDASGTWSTPSPISADGLPALGERAASARISYRIPDLEDPAVRARYAGKRTAVIGSGASAFTALATLAGVAKDEPGTHSVWILRRGISGSTFGGGSADQLPARGALGLAAKAAVDDGYADAVTGFRTEAVEPAADGRLVLVGADGRRLDPVDEVIVLTGLRPDLSFLSELRLALDERLQAPVELAPLIDPNQHSCGTVYPHGHRELSHPEQGVYLVGMKSYGRAPTFLAMTGYEQVRSVAAALAGDTEAADRVELALPETGVCGGAGLFDEPAAGRGDEGGCCAPAAPALVQIGTGLSLPVAVAEDTASGGCCGS from the coding sequence ATGACCACCACTGCAGACCTCCCGGTTGTCGTCGTCGGCGCCGGCCCCGCCGGACTGGCGGCCGCCGCTCACCTCGTCGAGCGCGGCATCGAGCCGCTGGTCCTGGAGACCGGACCCGGCGCCGCCACCGCGGTACGCGGCTGGTCGCACGTGCGGCTGTTCTCGACCTGGAGCGAGCTCGTCGACCCGGCCGCGGAGAAGCTGCTGGCAGCCACTGGATGGACTCGGCCGGACGCGGACACCTACCCCACCGGCGGGGACTGGGCCGAGCAGTACCTCCAGCCGCTCGCCGATGCCCTCGGGCACAAGGTCCGCTACGGGGCGACCGTCACCGACGTCTCCCGCCTCGGCCGCGACCGGATCGTCGACGCCGACCGCGAGCAGCAGCCCTTCACCCTTCGCGTCACGCGCGCCGACGGCACCGAGGAACGGATCTTGAGCCGCGCCGTGATCGACGCCTCCGGCACCTGGTCCACCCCGAGCCCGATCAGCGCCGACGGGCTTCCCGCCCTGGGCGAGCGCGCCGCCTCCGCCCGGATCTCCTACCGCATCCCCGACCTGGAGGACCCCGCCGTCCGTGCCCGGTACGCCGGAAAGCGCACCGCCGTCATCGGCTCCGGGGCCTCCGCGTTCACCGCACTGGCCACCCTCGCCGGTGTGGCGAAGGACGAGCCCGGCACCCACTCGGTGTGGATCCTGCGCCGCGGCATCAGCGGCTCCACCTTCGGTGGTGGAAGCGCCGACCAGCTCCCCGCGCGTGGCGCCCTGGGGCTGGCCGCGAAGGCCGCCGTCGACGACGGGTACGCCGACGCCGTCACCGGATTCCGCACCGAGGCCGTCGAGCCCGCCGCCGACGGCCGGCTGGTGCTCGTCGGTGCGGACGGCCGGCGCCTGGACCCGGTGGACGAGGTCATCGTCCTGACGGGCCTGCGCCCCGACCTGTCGTTCCTGTCGGAGCTCCGCCTCGCCCTGGACGAGCGCCTGCAGGCACCGGTGGAGCTCGCACCCCTCATCGACCCGAACCAGCACTCCTGCGGCACGGTCTACCCGCACGGCCACCGCGAACTGTCCCACCCCGAGCAGGGCGTCTACCTGGTCGGCATGAAGTCCTACGGACGGGCCCCGACCTTCCTCGCCATGACCGGCTACGAGCAGGTCCGCTCCGTCGCCGCCGCCCTCGCGGGCGACACGGAGGCCGCCGACCGCGTCGAACTCGCCCTCCCCGAGACCGGGGTCTGCGGCGGCGCCGGACTCTTCGACGAACCCGCCGCCGGTCGAGGCGACGAGGGCGGCTGCTGCGCTCCGGCGGCGCCCGCCCTCGTACAGATCGGCACCGGCCTCTCCCTGCCGGTAGCGGTCGCCGAGGACACGGCGTCCGGCGGGTGCTGCGGGTCCTGA
- a CDS encoding response regulator, whose amino-acid sequence MPGMSIDVVVADDQELVRAGFRMILDAQPGIEVVGEAADGVECVELAHRLRPQVVLADIRMPRLDGLEVTRRLAGPGVADPLNVVVITTFDQDDYVRTALRNGACGFLLKDATPALLVEAVHAAARGDALVSPAVTVRLLKRLELAESGTAPSGVETSGVEASGLSVRELDIVRLIAVGRTNQEICDELFLSLSTVKTYLGRIQAKVEARNRVEIAAWAWEHGAVRPAG is encoded by the coding sequence ATGCCCGGGATGAGTATTGACGTTGTGGTTGCCGATGATCAGGAGCTGGTGCGTGCGGGTTTCCGCATGATCCTTGACGCACAACCCGGCATCGAGGTGGTCGGGGAAGCCGCGGACGGCGTGGAGTGCGTTGAGCTCGCGCACCGGCTGCGCCCGCAGGTCGTACTCGCCGACATCCGGATGCCACGGCTGGACGGGTTGGAGGTGACCCGGCGGCTGGCCGGTCCGGGGGTTGCGGATCCGTTGAACGTCGTGGTGATCACGACATTCGACCAGGACGACTACGTGCGTACCGCACTGCGTAACGGGGCGTGCGGGTTCCTGCTGAAGGACGCCACGCCGGCCTTGCTGGTGGAGGCGGTGCACGCCGCCGCCCGGGGGGATGCGCTGGTCTCCCCGGCGGTGACGGTGCGGCTGCTGAAGAGGCTGGAGCTGGCCGAGTCGGGTACGGCGCCGTCCGGGGTGGAGACGTCCGGGGTGGAGGCGTCCGGGCTGAGCGTGCGGGAGTTGGACATCGTGCGGCTGATCGCGGTGGGTCGCACCAATCAGGAGATCTGCGACGAGCTGTTCCTGTCGTTGTCGACCGTCAAGACGTATCTGGGGCGGATCCAGGCCAAGGTCGAGGCGCGCAACCGGGTGGAGATCGCTGCGTGGGCGTGGGAGCACGGCGCGGTACGGCCGGCCGGATGA
- a CDS encoding sensor histidine kinase produces the protein MDLHLPFTPAVKRLITVCALLALALTGFADIALLSMSPDPWRPATNWLPVLVTGPLLILSVGDTRFSPPLLPRIWMAVAMSLTLSGICVAVPQTGSSVGALETAGLLGLLLRTAARTARPKAAAASAVALSLTVLVVPFRTGSWSSIVAGVYVLTVIVAIVITLGCAIRAMEARRRRAITDVRQAERLALARDLHDLIAHHMTGIIVQAHAATAVYPTAPDKVEPILRNIAQAGTETLESMRRLVRVLREDNHTAVRPGDLLSELAELTASYSTPAAAGLAPATARLEATAAARTAHISPEVEISAYRVAQEALTNVRRHAPGAQVEVRLDADSTWLQLSITDTGGPQRPAVPAGGRGGFGLIGLRERVEALDGALHTGPLHNSGWEVKATFRLRAPSCAQDTAAPTGPPPAD, from the coding sequence GTGGACCTGCATCTTCCGTTTACTCCCGCGGTCAAACGCCTCATCACCGTCTGTGCGCTGCTCGCGCTCGCCCTGACGGGGTTCGCGGACATCGCTCTGCTGTCCATGTCGCCCGACCCGTGGCGCCCCGCCACGAACTGGCTGCCCGTCCTGGTGACGGGCCCGCTCCTGATCCTCTCCGTGGGTGACACACGCTTCTCGCCGCCGTTGCTGCCGCGCATCTGGATGGCGGTGGCGATGTCACTGACGTTGAGCGGCATCTGCGTCGCGGTGCCCCAGACCGGGTCGTCCGTGGGCGCACTGGAAACCGCGGGACTGCTGGGTCTGCTTCTTCGCACTGCCGCACGGACCGCGCGCCCGAAGGCGGCCGCCGCATCGGCCGTCGCCCTGAGCCTGACCGTCCTGGTCGTGCCCTTCCGCACCGGCTCGTGGTCGAGCATCGTGGCGGGCGTCTACGTCCTGACCGTGATAGTCGCCATCGTCATCACACTCGGCTGCGCGATCCGCGCCATGGAGGCGCGGCGACGCAGGGCCATCACCGACGTACGCCAGGCGGAACGCCTCGCGCTCGCCCGCGACCTGCACGACCTGATCGCCCATCACATGACCGGAATCATCGTCCAGGCCCACGCGGCAACAGCCGTCTACCCCACCGCACCCGACAAGGTCGAGCCGATCCTGCGGAACATCGCGCAGGCCGGCACCGAGACGCTGGAATCCATGCGCCGCCTGGTCCGCGTACTGAGGGAGGACAACCACACCGCGGTCCGCCCGGGCGACCTGCTCAGCGAGCTCGCCGAGCTGACCGCGAGCTACTCGACGCCTGCGGCCGCCGGCCTCGCGCCCGCCACCGCGCGCCTCGAAGCCACCGCTGCCGCGCGCACCGCCCACATCAGCCCCGAAGTGGAGATCTCCGCCTACCGCGTGGCCCAGGAAGCACTCACCAATGTGCGCAGGCACGCCCCCGGGGCCCAGGTCGAGGTCCGCCTCGACGCCGACAGCACCTGGCTGCAGCTCAGCATCACCGACACCGGAGGGCCCCAGCGCCCCGCTGTGCCGGCCGGCGGCCGGGGCGGCTTCGGCCTCATCGGCCTGCGCGAACGGGTCGAAGCACTCGACGGGGCCCTCCACACCGGCCCTCTGCACAACAGCGGGTGGGAAGTGAAAGCCACCTTCCGGCTGCGCGCCCCGTCCTGCGCTCAGGACACCGCCGCGCCCACCGGCCCTCCGCCCGCGGACTGA
- a CDS encoding MMPL family transporter translates to MATFLHRIGRFAFRRRRLVVLLWAVVLGAVGAGAAGTSGSADSSFTLPGTESQRAFDLLGEKFPAANAEGASARVVLRAPDGRKISGAENKAAAEAALKDLRNSSSRIGQVSDPFATKAVSADGTTAYAQVNYTAAAADLTDADHTGIDDALDVGRAGGLTAEASGDALAAPEGGHSAEAIGFALAAVIMVMTFGSLIAAGLPLITAVVGVGVSTTAITAVSAVFDLNSNTSALASMLGIAVGIDYALFIVSRYRSERADGYDAKEAAARANGTAGSAVVFAGVTVVIALAGLAVVNLPMLTAMGLAAAGAVVVSVLVAVTLVPALLGFTGERVLGRARRKSARTPAQTAAPKAAIGHRWIAFVLRRPVRVLVLAVVALGVVALPATQLKLGLPDDGSRPASSTQRKAYDLLADSFGPGFNGPLTLTVDDQDPGTARGTAAGMSKAVAGLPDVASVSPAAFNKAGDTAIITVIPKSGPSSDATKELVGDIRSLAADDTGPSTGARSMVTGSTALNIDVSEKFSAAILPYLALVVGLAILVLILVFRSVMVPVKAALGFLLSVLAALGALVAVFQWGWLKDLVGLEQTGPIMSLMPILMVGIVFGLAMDYQVFLVTRMREAYVHGADARTAIETGFKHSSKVVTAAALIMISVFAGFVGGDDAMIKSLGFGLAIAVAFDAFVVRMTIVPAALALLGRHAWSLPAWIDRILPNVDIEGEKLARRAPDEGRQDKDTTPQYTGQY, encoded by the coding sequence ATGGCAACTTTCCTGCACAGGATCGGCCGGTTCGCCTTCCGGCGGCGCCGGCTGGTCGTCCTCCTGTGGGCCGTCGTCCTGGGCGCCGTCGGCGCCGGCGCGGCCGGCACCTCGGGTTCGGCCGATTCGAGCTTCACCCTGCCCGGCACGGAGTCCCAGCGCGCCTTCGACCTCCTCGGCGAGAAGTTCCCGGCCGCCAACGCCGAAGGCGCGTCCGCTCGCGTCGTGCTGCGGGCCCCCGACGGCCGGAAGATCAGCGGTGCCGAGAACAAGGCAGCAGCCGAAGCGGCGCTGAAGGACCTCAGGAACTCCTCGTCCCGCATCGGCCAGGTCAGCGATCCCTTCGCCACCAAGGCGGTGAGCGCGGACGGCACCACTGCCTACGCCCAGGTCAACTACACGGCTGCCGCAGCGGATCTGACCGACGCCGACCACACCGGGATCGACGACGCACTGGACGTGGGCCGCGCCGGAGGGCTGACGGCCGAGGCATCCGGTGACGCGCTCGCGGCCCCGGAGGGAGGCCACTCCGCGGAGGCCATCGGCTTCGCCCTCGCCGCCGTCATCATGGTCATGACCTTCGGGTCTCTCATCGCCGCCGGTCTCCCGCTGATCACCGCCGTCGTGGGCGTCGGTGTCAGCACCACGGCCATCACGGCGGTGAGCGCGGTCTTCGATCTCAACAGCAACACCTCGGCGCTCGCGTCGATGCTCGGTATCGCCGTCGGAATCGACTACGCACTGTTCATCGTCTCCCGCTACCGCTCGGAACGGGCGGACGGATACGACGCGAAGGAAGCCGCGGCACGGGCGAACGGCACCGCTGGTTCAGCCGTCGTCTTCGCCGGAGTGACCGTCGTCATCGCCCTCGCCGGCCTGGCCGTGGTCAACCTGCCCATGCTCACCGCCATGGGCCTGGCCGCCGCCGGGGCTGTCGTCGTCTCCGTCCTCGTGGCCGTCACCCTGGTGCCGGCGCTGCTGGGGTTCACCGGGGAGCGGGTCCTGGGCAGAGCCCGCCGGAAGTCCGCGCGCACTCCGGCACAGACCGCCGCCCCCAAGGCGGCGATCGGCCACCGCTGGATCGCCTTCGTCCTGCGCAGGCCGGTCAGGGTCCTCGTGCTCGCGGTCGTCGCTCTCGGCGTCGTCGCCCTGCCCGCCACTCAGCTCAAGCTCGGGCTGCCGGACGACGGCTCCAGGCCCGCCTCCTCCACCCAGCGCAAGGCGTACGACCTCCTGGCCGACTCCTTCGGGCCCGGCTTCAACGGCCCGCTGACCCTGACCGTCGACGACCAGGACCCCGGTACCGCCCGCGGCACCGCCGCCGGCATGAGCAAGGCCGTCGCCGGTCTCCCGGACGTGGCGTCCGTGTCACCCGCCGCATTCAACAAGGCCGGCGACACCGCCATCATCACAGTGATCCCCAAGAGCGGACCGAGCAGCGACGCCACCAAGGAACTCGTCGGCGACATCCGTTCGCTGGCCGCCGACGACACCGGGCCGTCCACCGGCGCGCGGTCCATGGTGACCGGCTCCACCGCACTGAACATCGACGTCTCGGAGAAGTTCAGCGCGGCGATCCTTCCCTATCTGGCGCTCGTCGTCGGCCTGGCGATCCTCGTGCTGATCCTGGTCTTCCGCTCCGTCATGGTCCCCGTGAAGGCAGCGCTCGGCTTCCTCCTCTCGGTCCTGGCCGCGCTCGGTGCGCTCGTCGCCGTCTTCCAGTGGGGCTGGCTCAAGGACCTGGTCGGCCTCGAACAGACCGGCCCGATCATGAGCCTCATGCCGATCCTCATGGTGGGCATCGTGTTCGGCCTCGCGATGGACTACCAGGTGTTCCTGGTGACTCGCATGCGTGAGGCGTACGTCCACGGGGCCGACGCCCGCACCGCGATCGAGACCGGCTTCAAGCACAGCTCGAAGGTCGTCACGGCCGCGGCCCTCATCATGATCTCCGTGTTCGCCGGCTTCGTCGGAGGCGACGATGCCATGATCAAGTCGCTCGGCTTCGGCCTCGCGATCGCCGTGGCATTCGACGCCTTCGTCGTCCGCATGACCATCGTGCCCGCCGCCCTGGCGCTCCTGGGACGGCACGCGTGGTCGCTGCCCGCCTGGATCGACCGCATCCTGCCCAACGTCGACATCGAGGGCGAAAAGCTCGCCCGGCGCGCACCGGACGAAGGCCGTCAGGACAAGGACACGACGCCGCAGTACACCGGCCAGTACTGA
- a CDS encoding NAD-dependent succinate-semialdehyde dehydrogenase produces the protein MYAVTDPSTGTTTQTYPTATDAEVTAAVDAAHAATAWGRSTSAAERAALLRRLGDLHAEHRAELAAGIVREMGKPLEEAEGEIDFCVDIYHYYADHAEEFLADEELSVTSGPGRAVVRRSPVGVLLGIMPWNFPAYQVARFAAPNLALGNTIVLKHAPQCPATAALLERLVAEAGFPVGAYVNVYATNEQIADVIADPRVHGVSLTGSERAGAAVAEIAGRHLKKVVLELGGSDPFLVLASDDLDSVVDAAVSARLDNTGQACNAAKRFIVTSGLYDTFVEKFTAALLARQSGAPLSSVAAADTLERQVAAAVAEGATLHTEGERSGAHFPAGVLTGLTTEHTAARQELFGPVAMVFRAADEEDALRIANDTPYGLGSYVFTTDPAQAARVADGIEAGMVFVNGVGAEGAELPFGGIKRSGFGRELGRPGIEEFVNKKLIRTVA, from the coding sequence ATGTACGCCGTCACCGACCCGTCCACCGGCACGACCACGCAGACCTACCCGACCGCCACCGACGCCGAGGTGACCGCGGCCGTAGACGCCGCCCACGCGGCCACCGCCTGGGGACGCAGCACCTCCGCGGCCGAGCGTGCCGCGCTTCTGCGCCGGCTCGGGGATCTGCACGCGGAGCACCGCGCCGAACTGGCAGCGGGCATCGTGCGCGAGATGGGCAAGCCGCTCGAAGAGGCGGAGGGCGAGATCGACTTCTGCGTCGACATCTACCACTACTACGCCGACCACGCCGAGGAGTTCCTCGCCGACGAGGAGCTCTCCGTCACCTCCGGCCCCGGTCGCGCCGTCGTCCGGCGCAGCCCGGTGGGTGTCCTGCTCGGCATCATGCCGTGGAACTTCCCCGCCTACCAGGTAGCCAGGTTCGCCGCCCCGAACCTCGCCCTCGGCAACACCATCGTCCTCAAGCACGCCCCGCAGTGCCCGGCCACCGCGGCACTGCTCGAACGGCTGGTGGCCGAGGCGGGCTTCCCCGTCGGCGCGTACGTCAACGTGTACGCCACCAATGAGCAGATCGCCGACGTGATCGCGGACCCGCGTGTCCACGGCGTGTCCCTGACCGGCTCGGAACGGGCCGGTGCCGCCGTCGCCGAGATCGCCGGGCGCCACCTGAAGAAGGTCGTCCTCGAACTCGGCGGCTCCGACCCGTTCCTCGTGCTGGCCTCCGACGACCTCGACTCCGTCGTGGACGCCGCCGTGTCCGCCCGCCTCGACAACACCGGTCAGGCCTGCAACGCGGCCAAGCGGTTCATCGTCACCTCCGGTCTCTACGACACGTTCGTCGAGAAGTTCACCGCCGCGCTCCTCGCCCGCCAGTCCGGAGCTCCCCTGTCCTCGGTCGCTGCCGCCGACACCCTGGAGCGCCAGGTGGCCGCCGCCGTCGCGGAGGGCGCGACGCTGCACACCGAGGGCGAACGCAGCGGCGCCCACTTCCCGGCCGGGGTCCTCACCGGCCTCACCACCGAGCACACCGCCGCACGCCAGGAGCTCTTCGGCCCGGTCGCCATGGTCTTCCGGGCGGCCGACGAGGAGGACGCGCTGCGGATCGCCAACGACACCCCGTACGGCCTCGGTTCGTACGTCTTCACCACCGACCCCGCACAGGCCGCCCGCGTCGCCGACGGCATCGAGGCAGGCATGGTGTTCGTCAACGGCGTCGGCGCGGAGGGCGCCGAGCTGCCCTTCGGCGGCATCAAGCGCTCCGGCTTCGGCCGCGAGCTCGGCCGCCCGGGGATCGAGGAGTTCGTCAACAAGAAGCTCATCCGCACGGTGGCGTAG
- a CDS encoding zinc-binding dehydrogenase — MSAHLSTATATAPALVYDPVAGLHTREISHRPAGPGEVEIDIRAAGVCHSDLHILTGDWPSDRPLVMGHEAAGVVTDTGDGVGAVQAGDHVVLSWFAPCRRCRKCLAGMAWLCTGTQAVANTLPDGTTPITDARGEEVWPFLGLGAFTSRVVVPESAVVKVPDELPFGIGALLGCSISTGIGAVLNTAGVRAGESAVVVGAGGVGLSVVMGLRLVGADPIIAVDLSPERLAAAERFGATHTLDAATTDVAAWCQEELGGVDYAFEAIGSPKVIETLPSMLTSGGAAVLVGMAADGATGAFNLFDLADQGKRILGCNYGSSVGAIDIPKLARLYLAGRLPLDELIGKVRPLHEAAAAFEDLKSAVGARTILEP; from the coding sequence ATGTCCGCGCACCTCTCCACCGCCACCGCCACCGCCCCCGCCCTCGTCTACGACCCCGTCGCGGGACTGCACACCCGCGAGATCTCCCACCGGCCCGCCGGACCCGGCGAGGTCGAGATCGACATCCGCGCTGCCGGGGTGTGCCACTCCGATCTGCACATCCTGACGGGGGACTGGCCCAGCGACCGCCCCCTCGTCATGGGCCACGAGGCCGCCGGCGTGGTCACGGACACAGGTGACGGCGTCGGCGCGGTGCAGGCGGGCGACCACGTCGTCCTCTCCTGGTTCGCGCCCTGCCGCCGCTGCCGGAAGTGCCTGGCCGGCATGGCCTGGCTGTGCACCGGCACCCAGGCCGTGGCCAACACCCTGCCTGACGGCACGACACCCATCACCGACGCCCGGGGGGAAGAGGTCTGGCCCTTCCTGGGACTCGGCGCGTTCACGAGCCGGGTCGTCGTGCCCGAATCGGCCGTGGTCAAGGTCCCCGACGAGCTGCCGTTCGGCATCGGGGCCCTGCTGGGCTGCTCCATCTCCACCGGCATCGGCGCGGTCCTGAACACCGCGGGCGTGCGGGCCGGCGAGTCCGCGGTCGTCGTCGGCGCCGGAGGGGTGGGCCTGTCCGTGGTGATGGGCCTGCGCCTGGTGGGGGCCGATCCGATCATCGCCGTCGACCTCTCGCCCGAGCGCCTGGCCGCCGCCGAACGGTTCGGGGCGACCCACACGCTCGACGCCGCCACGACCGACGTGGCCGCCTGGTGCCAGGAGGAACTCGGCGGGGTCGACTACGCCTTCGAGGCCATCGGCAGCCCCAAGGTCATCGAGACCCTCCCGAGCATGCTCACCTCCGGCGGGGCGGCCGTCCTGGTCGGCATGGCCGCCGACGGCGCGACGGGCGCGTTCAACCTCTTCGACCTCGCCGACCAGGGAAAGCGCATCCTCGGCTGCAACTACGGCTCCAGCGTCGGCGCGATCGACATCCCGAAGCTGGCCCGCCTCTACCTGGCCGGCCGGCTGCCGCTGGACGAGCTGATCGGCAAGGTCCGCCCCCTCCACGAAGCAGCCGCCGCCTTCGAGGACCTCAAGTCCGCCGTGGGGGCCCGCACCATTCTGGAACCGTAG
- a CDS encoding APC family permease: MDHNRADAGELAEYGYEQELKRTLSAWAVFALGFATISPVVGIYAVAQLGFVFAGPTWIWAVVVAFLGQLLVATVYAELSSQFPITGGVYQWVRRLGGPRLGWLVGWIYLASAIASLTTVAYLGSSWLHMLFSDSEPSPVTHVLLGVVFIAVALGINLLGVNPVKHFLNAGIVAEGVVSIAVSVFLLLFARHHGFSILFDTLGAESASGGSVVAGFVTCLAVAGWAFLGFDATTQVAEETERPRRSVPRALLRSYVFVAFTVLLTSIAVTFALRRPEDAVSGKTVDPVFDAVTQGLGSWSGKPFIVVVLVAFFACAISIQTYIGRAVYAFARDRQLPCSAQLAKVGERQIPWVSLTVTAVLAGLGLLLGLNGNAAATLISFGSGGFYFIFLAVALVALVARLRGRWNPAEGEFRLGRAGLVINVAAVVWLLFEAVNIAWPRAELAPPSGSWVQVWAVVLVFSALLVVGLVYVAVAKPHTRLTPNKSTKSTEEVKAL; encoded by the coding sequence GTGGACCACAACCGTGCCGATGCCGGTGAGCTGGCTGAATACGGCTACGAACAGGAGCTCAAACGCACCCTGTCCGCGTGGGCCGTGTTCGCTCTCGGGTTCGCGACGATCTCCCCGGTGGTCGGCATCTACGCCGTCGCCCAGCTGGGGTTCGTCTTCGCCGGACCCACCTGGATCTGGGCGGTCGTCGTCGCCTTCCTGGGGCAGCTGCTGGTCGCCACGGTCTACGCCGAACTCTCCTCGCAGTTCCCGATCACCGGTGGGGTCTACCAGTGGGTCCGCCGGCTGGGCGGACCCCGGCTGGGCTGGCTGGTGGGGTGGATCTATCTGGCCTCGGCCATCGCGTCCCTGACCACCGTGGCCTACCTCGGTTCCAGCTGGCTGCACATGCTCTTCAGCGACTCGGAACCGTCACCGGTGACCCATGTACTGCTCGGAGTGGTCTTCATCGCCGTGGCCCTGGGCATCAATCTGCTCGGCGTCAACCCGGTCAAGCACTTCCTCAACGCGGGCATCGTCGCCGAAGGCGTTGTCTCCATCGCCGTCAGCGTGTTCCTGCTGCTCTTCGCACGCCACCACGGATTCAGCATCCTGTTCGACACCCTGGGCGCGGAGTCCGCCTCCGGCGGGTCCGTCGTGGCCGGGTTCGTGACGTGTCTGGCCGTGGCCGGCTGGGCCTTCCTCGGGTTCGACGCGACCACCCAGGTCGCGGAGGAGACCGAGCGGCCGCGCCGCAGCGTGCCCCGGGCTCTGCTGCGCTCCTACGTGTTCGTGGCGTTCACGGTGCTGCTGACCTCGATCGCGGTGACGTTCGCGCTGCGCCGCCCCGAGGACGCCGTCTCAGGGAAGACCGTGGACCCCGTCTTCGACGCGGTGACGCAGGGCCTGGGCAGCTGGAGCGGGAAGCCGTTCATCGTCGTCGTCCTGGTCGCGTTCTTCGCCTGCGCCATCTCGATCCAGACCTACATCGGGCGGGCCGTCTACGCCTTCGCGCGGGACCGGCAGCTGCCCTGCTCCGCTCAGCTGGCCAAGGTCGGAGAGCGCCAGATCCCCTGGGTCTCGCTCACCGTGACGGCCGTCCTCGCGGGGCTCGGCCTCCTGCTCGGGCTCAACGGCAACGCGGCGGCCACGCTGATCTCCTTCGGATCCGGTGGCTTCTACTTCATCTTCCTGGCGGTCGCCCTCGTCGCGCTCGTCGCACGCCTCCGAGGCCGCTGGAATCCGGCGGAGGGCGAGTTCCGGCTGGGCCGGGCCGGTCTGGTGATCAACGTGGCCGCCGTGGTGTGGCTGCTGTTCGAGGCGGTCAACATCGCCTGGCCCCGCGCCGAACTCGCCCCGCCGTCCGGCAGCTGGGTCCAGGTGTGGGCCGTGGTCCTGGTCTTCTCCGCGCTGCTCGTCGTCGGCCTGGTCTACGTCGCCGTCGCCAAACCCCACACCCGGCTCACCCCCAACAAGTCGACCAAGTCGACCGAGGAAGTCAAGGCTCTCTGA
- a CDS encoding TetR/AcrR family transcriptional regulator, whose protein sequence is MTSRGPERQVRKAAAERRREIVAAAAQVGLEDGLECVTRQRIADGLGVQSGLIHHYFPVVEELVAEAFTSATTAELDGLLPEAAAAETGSDGPLGTLQRFFTLISDTEFDNVSKLWINARHLSRYRPVLHDQVVSQELRWCHRIEQIITRGVREQAFRCEDPWAAAVRILAVVDGASAYINTSADRRMEPLTNLARTLAEAELGLPAGGLRLP, encoded by the coding sequence ATGACGTCAAGGGGTCCTGAGAGGCAAGTCCGCAAAGCGGCGGCCGAACGCCGGCGCGAGATCGTGGCAGCTGCCGCGCAGGTCGGGCTTGAAGACGGCCTGGAGTGCGTCACCCGGCAGCGGATCGCCGACGGCCTCGGAGTCCAGTCCGGACTCATCCACCACTACTTCCCCGTGGTCGAGGAACTCGTGGCCGAGGCGTTCACCAGCGCCACCACGGCAGAGCTGGACGGCCTGCTGCCCGAGGCGGCGGCGGCCGAGACCGGGAGCGATGGCCCCCTGGGCACCCTCCAGCGCTTCTTCACCCTGATCTCGGACACCGAGTTCGACAACGTGAGCAAGCTCTGGATCAACGCGCGGCACCTGTCCCGCTACCGTCCCGTGCTGCACGACCAGGTCGTCAGCCAGGAGCTGCGCTGGTGCCACCGCATCGAACAGATCATCACGCGCGGCGTACGGGAGCAGGCGTTCCGCTGCGAGGATCCGTGGGCGGCCGCCGTACGCATCCTCGCCGTCGTGGACGGAGCCAGCGCGTACATCAACACCAGCGCCGACCGGCGCATGGAACCCCTCACCAACCTTGCCCGCACACTCGCGGAAGCAGAACTGGGCCTGCCGGCCGGCGGCCTGCGCCTGCCCTGA